The following nucleotide sequence is from Salinispirillum sp. LH 10-3-1.
GAACGAATACGCCGGCTTGGATGCGGTTAAGCACATCCGCAATATCATGCACAATCATGAAGTCAGAATCATTTTGCGGACCGGGCAACCGGGTTACGCTCCCGAAGAAAGCGTCATTCAAGACTATGACATCAACGATTACAAAACCAAAAATGAACTGACGCGAGCCCACCTCGTGACCGCCATCGTGGCTTCACTGCGATCCTTTCAACAAATTCGTACCATCAATCAAAACCGCGTCGGGCTGGAAAAAATCATTCACGCCGGTGCCAACCTGATGGAGCTGCATTCACTCCAAGACTTTTCCGACGGCGTCATCACGCAGATATCATCGTTACTGGGCCTGAATGCCGAAGGTGTACTTTGCGCCTGCCTTGACGATGATGGCAATCAGTCTGATCAAGTGCTCGTTATGGGCGCGGCGGGCCGTTATGCCGAATTCATCCACAGCACGCTCGACCATCTGGCCAACGAACACATCGTGGCCCAGATACAACGCTGCCTGGAAGAAGAGCAACACATATACGGCGAAGCCGACACCACGCTGTACATCGGTCACAACAGCCCCAAGGCAGCGGTGTATATTCAAACCCACCACCCTATTCTGGACAACGACCGTCAGCTGATTGAAGTTTTTCTCAATAACATCTCGGTCAGCTATGAAAATGTCGCCCTGTTCCAGCAGCTACGCCATGCGGCCTATACAGACCCGCTGACCCGCACACCGAACCGCAACGAATTCACTCGTTTGCTGTCGCGATCTGCCCAGCACTCAAATGACGAACCTCGTGTGGTTGTGCTGATCGACATCAATCATTTCTCTGACATTAACGACGGATTAGGGCAAGAAGTTGGTAATGCCTTACTGCAATCGGTCGCCCGCCGTCTCCAGCTTACCTTTGGTGACTTCGCCACCATCGCGCGTATTGATGCCGACGTCTTTGGCCTGATCGGGGATGAGCTGGCATTAACGTCTGGCGCCATTCAAGCAGCATTTGAGCCACCCTTTGAAGCACTCGAGCACCACCTCCCCATATCAGCAACATTAGGCTATGCACGCTTCGCCGACATCGGCGACCATGGGTTGACCATGCTCAAGCGAGCATATATAGCCCTGAATGCCGCAAAAAAAGACTCGACATTACATACAGCCTATTTTTCGCCGAGCATGGAGCAGGCGACGCAAGATCGGCTCGATATCGTTCGCTCACTGCAGTCAGACTTTGATAAAGAGGGTTTGGAGTTGTGGTACCAACCACAAATAGACTTAACCACCCACGCGGTAATTGGCATGGAAGCCTTACTGCGTTGGCCTCAACCAGACGGCAGCTTTATCCCGCCAGACACCTTTATACCCATTGCGGAATATTCTGGATTGATTGTGGACATAGGCCTTTGGGTGCTGCGCCAAGCCTGTCAGCAATTGCAGAGCATGCAAGCGCAGAATTTGCATGGTTTACGTATTGCGGTCAACGTTTCCATGCCGCAGTTTCGCAATGCCGATTTTCCAGCGCAAGTGGCGCGCTGCCTGAAAGAGTTCAACATCAAGCCGCGCCAAATAGAACTCGAAATCACAGAATCCATCATCATGGACGAGCCACAGGTGGTGATTACCGCACTGCATCAGCTCAAAGCCTTGGGCGTTCAGATCGCGTTAGACGACTTCGGCACCGGTTTTTCATCACTCAATTACTTACGCCAACTGCCATTGGACCGAATTAAAGTAGACCGTGCCTTCGTTCACGATATCGACCAGCCTAGCGGAGCCGCTATAGCGGAAACCATTATCGGTTTAGGGAAAAAGCTGGGGCTGCACACCATTGCCGAAGGCATCGAAACCGAACAGCAGGAGCGTGCGCTTAAAGCCTTGGGTTGCGACGAGGCACAGGGTTATCACTACGCCAAGCCTATGCCGACCAAGGCTCTGCTCGACTACCTGCGCCAGTAGGGCGGGTATTTATACCCGCAGCCCCAGACCTAGCCCGTAGATACCATTTAATGATCCGAAAACTCCGCCAGAAAAGCCTCCGCCTGCTCCACCATATTCTTCGACCCCACGTAATAAGGCACACGCTGGTGCAATTCCGTTGGTTCAATATCCAGAATACGGCGACGGCCATCACTCGCCTTACCGCCCGACTGCTCGGCGATCCACGCCAGTGGATTGCACTCATACAACAAGCGCAACTTGCCGTTCGGTGCGTTCGCGTAAGACGGATACATATAGATACCGCCCTTGATCATATTGCGATGAAAGTCCGACACCAGAGAACCGATGTAACGCGAGGTATAAGGGCGGTGTGTGGCAGGGTCCATTTCCTGACAGTATTTTAGATACTTCTTCACACCCTGCGGGAACTTCACGTAGTTCCCCTCATTGATAGAATAGATGGTACCGTCTTCCGGCGTACGCATGTTCTCGTGCGACAGATAAAACACACCGATGGAGGGGTCAAAGGTGAACCCGTGTACGCCATTACCCGTGGTGTACACCAACATGGTAGATGAACCAAAGATTACGTAACCGGCGGCCACCTGCTTATTGCCGGGCTGCAAGAAATCTTCTAACTGAACGGGGCCATCCAGCGGCGATATGCGGCGATAGATCGAGAAAATGGTGCCAACCGACACGTTTACGTCGATATTGGAGGAACCGTCCAATGGGTCTATCAGCAGCACATATTTACTGCCTTTCGAATGCCCTTCGTTGAACGATATAAAGCTGTCTTCTTCTTCCGACGCCATCCCGCAGATTTGCCCACGGGCTTCCATGGCGGCTTTGAACTTTTCGTTGGCGTAGAGGTCCAGCTTTTGCTGTTGCTCGCCCTGCACGTTGTCCTGTCCGGAGTTGCCGGTAATGTCGACCAAACCGGCCTTGTTGATTTCCCGATGCACGATTTTTGAAGCCAAACGAATAGCGCCGAAGATCTGACTCAACTCGCCCGTGGCATGGGGGAAGTCGTGCTGTTTCTTAATAACGTATTCGCCCAGGGTAATGAGCTCTGACATGTTGAAAGTCCTGAAGTTGGGTAGTCTGGTTTTACGTATTTCTAGTTATGATTTTCTAGTTATCTGTTTTTGAACTGCGCCCCAAAGCGAGCAAGCACGCTCAAAGGAATGATACCTGCTCACTCCCCGATTGCCTACGGCAACCTGACCACCCAACCGCCCTCTCAGCTCATAAAAAAGCCACTTAGGGCGCACACTAACCTACCTCGCTCGTTCGTTCGCCTCGCGCGCCAACTGCTTTTCTTCTGCTGAGGCGTAGTGCTCATCCCAATCATTTAACTTGGGCCGCATCAAGCGGTGCCACAGAGGCGGAAACATCGCGATTATGATGGTGCTGAGATAACCACTGATCATTAAAGGCGCGGCCGGCATGGGCTTCAAACTCTGGTACGGCACCTCACCCTGCGCATGATGATGCGAATGCCGGGTTAAGTTGAACAAGCTCCACGAACTGAGGCGTTTATTGGTGTTCCATGAATGGCGCGGCTTCATCGGTGTGTCCGGATGACGCACAATGCCGTAGTGCTCCATGTAATTCACAATCTCTAACAGCGCCTTACCCCACAACCCACAAATAATAAAGAACGCGGCACCTACCACCCCGCCAACGGCAAACGCAGCCAGCACCAACAAAACACTCATGGCGTACCCGCGCAACACCGCATTGTGGATGGAAAAGAGGCCTTTGCGCCGACGCTGCAAACGCTGCTGCTCAATTCGCCACGCACTGATGTTGCCGCGCAGCGTCGAAATGAGAATATGGGCATAAACGTTCCGGCCACGCGGAGCAGTCGCTGGGTCGATGGCCGTCGCGGCATAACGGTGATGACCGTACACGTGCTCAATGGAAAAACTAGTATCAAAACTGAAGGCCAGCAGCCAGCGCCCGATGACCAAAGACACCTTGTCCGCCGTTCGGTGCGTCAACTCGTGCGCGGTAATGGTGCCGACCATCCCAATCATCAACCCGGTCAGAACAACCGCCGACACAGCATGCCCCCAATGACTCGTGCCGCGCCCGGCGTTCACGTCTATCCCAATAACGTTGCTCAACCACGCACCAAAGCCCCATGCGTCACCCGGGCTCACCTGCCACACCGCCACAAACACAATGGCGGCGAGTAGCGGCAGTGCCAACCACAACTGCACCGTCAACAAGGTCGGGAATTGATAGGTGGGCGTGGAGAGATCGTCCCCTGAAAGCCCGTCACCAATGACGTAGAACAGCACAATCGCCAACAAACCCAGCGTGATGTACAGCCCACCCGCCAGCAGCACCACCAGTGCGAATAGACTGACGAGGTGAAACAGAAAGAACTTTAAATAGTGCAAAAACATCATGGTCGTACCCTTCTCTTCAAACGATGCACAAAAACTTCAACGCTTAGAACGGCTGGGCATTGCCACCGCAATCTCGATGTCGGTCAGGGGCAGGCTCTGACAAGCGAGAATGTAGCCACTGTCCAATTCTTCACCCGACAACACATAACTGGTGTCCGTCAGCGCCTTGATCTTTCCT
It contains:
- a CDS encoding EAL domain-containing protein, which gives rise to MTKQQPSSNDLFQFAAEVVKPQALRRPAWKILIADDDEEVHTVTRLALKNLEVMGRPIEFLSAYSAAEALELLRQDNEIAVVLLDVVMENEYAGLDAVKHIRNIMHNHEVRIILRTGQPGYAPEESVIQDYDINDYKTKNELTRAHLVTAIVASLRSFQQIRTINQNRVGLEKIIHAGANLMELHSLQDFSDGVITQISSLLGLNAEGVLCACLDDDGNQSDQVLVMGAAGRYAEFIHSTLDHLANEHIVAQIQRCLEEEQHIYGEADTTLYIGHNSPKAAVYIQTHHPILDNDRQLIEVFLNNISVSYENVALFQQLRHAAYTDPLTRTPNRNEFTRLLSRSAQHSNDEPRVVVLIDINHFSDINDGLGQEVGNALLQSVARRLQLTFGDFATIARIDADVFGLIGDELALTSGAIQAAFEPPFEALEHHLPISATLGYARFADIGDHGLTMLKRAYIALNAAKKDSTLHTAYFSPSMEQATQDRLDIVRSLQSDFDKEGLELWYQPQIDLTTHAVIGMEALLRWPQPDGSFIPPDTFIPIAEYSGLIVDIGLWVLRQACQQLQSMQAQNLHGLRIAVNVSMPQFRNADFPAQVARCLKEFNIKPRQIELEITESIIMDEPQVVITALHQLKALGVQIALDDFGTGFSSLNYLRQLPLDRIKVDRAFVHDIDQPSGAAIAETIIGLGKKLGLHTIAEGIETEQQERALKALGCDEAQGYHYAKPMPTKALLDYLRQ
- the fbp gene encoding class 1 fructose-bisphosphatase — its product is MSELITLGEYVIKKQHDFPHATGELSQIFGAIRLASKIVHREINKAGLVDITGNSGQDNVQGEQQQKLDLYANEKFKAAMEARGQICGMASEEEDSFISFNEGHSKGSKYVLLIDPLDGSSNIDVNVSVGTIFSIYRRISPLDGPVQLEDFLQPGNKQVAAGYVIFGSSTMLVYTTGNGVHGFTFDPSIGVFYLSHENMRTPEDGTIYSINEGNYVKFPQGVKKYLKYCQEMDPATHRPYTSRYIGSLVSDFHRNMIKGGIYMYPSYANAPNGKLRLLYECNPLAWIAEQSGGKASDGRRRILDIEPTELHQRVPYYVGSKNMVEQAEAFLAEFSDH
- a CDS encoding alkane 1-monooxygenase — protein: MMFLHYLKFFLFHLVSLFALVVLLAGGLYITLGLLAIVLFYVIGDGLSGDDLSTPTYQFPTLLTVQLWLALPLLAAIVFVAVWQVSPGDAWGFGAWLSNVIGIDVNAGRGTSHWGHAVSAVVLTGLMIGMVGTITAHELTHRTADKVSLVIGRWLLAFSFDTSFSIEHVYGHHRYAATAIDPATAPRGRNVYAHILISTLRGNISAWRIEQQRLQRRRKGLFSIHNAVLRGYAMSVLLVLAAFAVGGVVGAAFFIICGLWGKALLEIVNYMEHYGIVRHPDTPMKPRHSWNTNKRLSSWSLFNLTRHSHHHAQGEVPYQSLKPMPAAPLMISGYLSTIIIAMFPPLWHRLMRPKLNDWDEHYASAEEKQLAREANERAR